One genomic segment of Hymenobacter psoromatis includes these proteins:
- a CDS encoding LLM class flavin-dependent oxidoreductase: MKTSLRLSVLDQSPVRPGATARQALLETTELAQLADRLGYTRFWVSEHHNTTTLAGPTPEVLLAHLGAHTQHIRLGSGGVMLPHYSALKVAENFKMLEALHPGRIDLGIGRAPGADRLTAYALNPSNQFKEEDFIEQLIDLQAYLRDDRTPETIHERVQAIPQIDTQPELWLLSSSGQSGHFAARLGMGFTFAQFINPNGGPAAVRQYRQQFRPSPELAVPTASVALFVLCADTEEKANALAKAMQIQLLRFEQGVRGPYPTAAEAMAYQFAPEELARLRHHQGRVVSGTPAQVHQQLTALAAAYEVDELILTSITADFADRLRSYELLAESFNLAPTAQVVAEMVEMD, from the coding sequence ATGAAAACCTCCCTGCGCCTGAGCGTGCTCGACCAGTCGCCGGTGCGGCCCGGTGCCACCGCCCGCCAGGCTTTGCTCGAAACCACCGAGCTGGCCCAGCTTGCCGACCGCCTCGGCTACACCCGCTTCTGGGTGAGCGAGCACCACAACACGACCACCCTGGCCGGCCCCACGCCCGAGGTGCTGCTGGCCCATCTGGGCGCGCACACGCAGCACATCCGGCTGGGCTCGGGCGGCGTGATGCTACCCCACTACTCGGCCCTGAAGGTGGCCGAAAACTTCAAGATGCTGGAGGCGCTGCACCCCGGCCGCATCGACCTGGGCATTGGCCGCGCGCCGGGGGCCGACCGCCTCACGGCCTATGCCCTCAACCCCAGCAACCAGTTTAAGGAAGAAGATTTTATCGAGCAATTGATTGACTTGCAGGCGTATCTGCGCGACGACCGCACGCCCGAAACCATTCACGAGCGCGTGCAGGCCATTCCGCAGATTGATACGCAGCCCGAGCTGTGGCTGCTTAGCAGCAGCGGGCAGAGCGGGCACTTCGCGGCGCGGCTGGGCATGGGCTTCACGTTTGCGCAGTTTATCAACCCCAACGGCGGGCCGGCGGCCGTGCGCCAGTACCGCCAGCAGTTCCGGCCCTCGCCCGAGCTGGCGGTGCCCACCGCCAGCGTGGCGCTGTTCGTGCTCTGCGCCGATACCGAGGAAAAGGCCAACGCCCTGGCCAAGGCCATGCAAATCCAGCTCCTGCGCTTCGAGCAGGGGGTGCGCGGCCCCTACCCCACCGCCGCCGAGGCAATGGCCTACCAGTTTGCCCCTGAGGAGCTGGCGCGCCTGCGCCACCACCAGGGCCGCGTGGTGAGCGGCACGCCCGCGCAAGTGCACCAGCAGCTCACCGCGCTGGCCGCCGCCTACGAAGTAGACGAGCTTATCCTGACCAGCATCACCGCCGATTTTGCCGACCGTCTGCGCTCGTATGAGCTGCTAGCCGAATCCTTTAACCTCGCACCTACCGCCCAAGTAGTGGCCGAGATGGTGGAGATGGATTAG
- a CDS encoding TonB-dependent receptor, whose translation MLRLSTFLLLASVVLPALGQAQELPILAANNQANQRTGKIRGVIRTSDGQPAAFVSVGIPTLGKGANTAEDGSFTIAGVEPGTHELQVSYVGLQPQRQTVTVAAGQTTRADFTLSESAADLSEVIVTGTTTINRLATASKADIAPLDQPQSVGVVTSTVIADQQLNRLGDALRNVSGVSLTQQRGGVAETFSARGYSIGIGGGGGSIFKNGLLSNTQGFPDASTLESVEVLKGAAALLYGNVSGGLIINLVTKKPRYNWGGSVEMRAGSYGFYKPIVDVYGPLTKNLAFRVVGTYENAKSYRDVVTSKRLYVNPSLLYKFGEKTDLLVQGDYLRSDITPDAGVGIINQNTDAQLPDGTPRSRFINMNWAYNVTDQASGSAVLNHRFSDQWRLSAIGGVQDTRVHGFGAAVPNNAIAPNGDYTRTLSAANTGERDYNGQLNLNGKFDTGFLSHQLLVGGDALRIRTTSTTFKYQDASGKIGPAYDVINIIDRSKYVERTDVPSIIDTARTTSPSYRYGAYVQDLIALSPKFKVLAGVRWSYQNTEQTSISNLDKQRQRGGPTASKVDKAFSPKAALIYQPLPLLSLYASYANNFTINTGTDIYLQNLSPSLVDQYEAGAKSELFGSRLFANLSVYRYRNNNFAQIAPLDQYGKPNGNTNLKELTGETTSDGADVDISGSFSTNFYFNVGYAYNFMRYTNAGTTTGSPINGERLTNNPAHTANASIFYTFDRPGLRGLKMGASAFYTGQRLGGNNNMVGQTPVFNRLITLSGFTTVDLSAGYTYQRFSILAKVSNSTNTLNYLVHDRYSINPIPPRQFLTTVGYRF comes from the coding sequence ATGCTCCGACTTTCTACTTTTCTGCTGCTGGCCAGCGTGGTCCTGCCCGCACTTGGCCAGGCGCAGGAGCTGCCTATCCTGGCTGCTAATAATCAGGCGAACCAGCGCACAGGGAAAATTCGGGGCGTTATTCGCACCAGCGACGGGCAGCCGGCGGCGTTCGTGAGCGTGGGTATTCCGACGCTCGGCAAAGGGGCCAATACGGCCGAAGACGGCTCTTTTACCATCGCGGGCGTGGAGCCGGGCACGCACGAGCTGCAAGTGTCCTACGTGGGCTTGCAGCCGCAACGCCAGACTGTGACGGTAGCCGCCGGCCAGACGACCAGGGCCGATTTTACCCTGAGCGAGAGCGCCGCCGACCTGAGCGAGGTAATCGTGACGGGCACCACCACTATCAACCGCCTGGCCACGGCCAGCAAGGCCGACATTGCGCCCCTCGACCAGCCCCAGAGCGTGGGCGTGGTGACGAGCACCGTGATTGCCGACCAGCAGCTAAACCGCCTCGGCGACGCGCTGCGCAACGTGAGCGGCGTGTCGCTGACGCAACAGCGCGGCGGCGTGGCCGAAACGTTTTCGGCGCGGGGCTACAGCATCGGCATCGGCGGCGGGGGGGGTAGCATCTTCAAAAACGGGCTGCTTTCCAATACCCAGGGCTTTCCCGATGCCAGCACCCTGGAGTCGGTGGAGGTGCTGAAGGGCGCGGCGGCGCTGCTCTACGGCAATGTATCGGGCGGCTTGATTATCAACCTGGTAACCAAGAAGCCGCGCTATAACTGGGGCGGCTCGGTGGAGATGCGCGCCGGTAGCTACGGCTTTTATAAGCCCATAGTGGACGTGTACGGCCCGCTCACCAAAAACCTGGCTTTCCGGGTGGTGGGCACTTACGAGAACGCCAAGAGCTACCGCGACGTGGTGACCTCGAAGCGCCTGTATGTGAACCCTTCGCTGCTCTACAAGTTTGGCGAAAAAACCGACCTGCTGGTGCAGGGCGACTACCTGCGCTCCGACATCACGCCCGACGCGGGGGTAGGCATCATCAACCAGAATACCGATGCGCAGCTACCAGATGGCACGCCGCGTTCGCGCTTTATCAATATGAATTGGGCCTACAACGTGACCGACCAGGCCAGCGGCTCGGCGGTGCTCAACCACCGCTTTTCGGACCAGTGGCGGTTGAGCGCCATCGGCGGCGTGCAGGATACCCGCGTGCACGGCTTTGGCGCGGCGGTGCCCAACAACGCCATCGCCCCCAACGGCGACTACACCCGCACGCTGAGCGCCGCCAACACCGGCGAGCGCGACTACAATGGCCAGCTGAATCTGAACGGCAAGTTCGACACGGGCTTTCTGAGCCACCAGCTGCTGGTGGGCGGCGATGCGCTGCGTATCCGCACTACCAGCACCACGTTTAAGTACCAGGATGCCAGCGGTAAGATTGGCCCGGCCTACGACGTTATCAATATCATTGACCGCTCGAAGTACGTGGAGCGCACCGACGTGCCCAGCATTATCGACACGGCCCGCACTACCTCGCCCTCGTACCGCTATGGGGCCTACGTGCAGGATTTGATTGCGCTCTCGCCCAAGTTTAAGGTGCTGGCCGGCGTGCGCTGGTCGTATCAGAACACGGAGCAAACCAGCATCTCCAACCTCGACAAGCAGCGCCAGCGCGGCGGCCCCACGGCCAGCAAGGTTGACAAAGCCTTCTCACCCAAGGCGGCGCTGATTTACCAGCCCCTACCCCTGCTGTCGCTCTACGCCAGCTACGCCAACAACTTCACTATCAACACGGGCACCGACATTTACCTCCAGAACCTATCGCCCTCGCTGGTGGACCAGTACGAGGCTGGCGCGAAAAGCGAGCTGTTTGGCAGCCGCCTGTTTGCCAACCTGAGCGTGTACCGCTACCGCAACAACAACTTTGCTCAGATTGCGCCCCTCGACCAATACGGCAAGCCCAACGGCAACACCAACCTGAAGGAGCTGACCGGCGAAACTACCAGCGACGGGGCCGACGTGGACATCAGCGGCAGCTTCTCGACGAACTTCTACTTCAACGTGGGCTACGCCTACAATTTCATGCGCTACACCAACGCGGGCACCACCACGGGCAGCCCCATCAACGGTGAGCGCCTGACCAACAACCCCGCCCATACCGCCAACGCCTCCATTTTCTACACCTTCGACCGGCCCGGCCTGCGCGGCCTCAAGATGGGTGCATCGGCCTTCTACACTGGCCAGCGCCTGGGCGGCAACAACAACATGGTGGGCCAGACGCCGGTCTTCAACCGCCTCATCACCCTCAGCGGCTTCACCACCGTGGACCTGTCGGCGGGCTACACGTACCAGCGCTTCTCCATCCTGGCCAAGGTGTCTAATAGTACGAACACGCTGAATTATCTGGTGCACGACCGGTACAGCATCAACCCTATTCCGCCGCGCCAGTTTCTAACTACGGTTGGGTATCGGTTTTAG